CTATGTGAGATGAGATTAAGTATGATGTGATTTGgcactataaaataaaatctccAATCAGTGGATCGATTTTTAATCCTAAGTACTCAATTCTTTTCAGATCTTGATGgctattattcattattatgcTGCTCTAAACACTGAACCAAGAGAATTAGCCTCACCGACCACAGTAAGGTAATAAAAGAGAATAATGAAAGATGAAATAATGTGAGTGAACAGGCCTTTAAAGAACCTCtctgtgtatgcatgtatgtgtttatatatggGTATTTCCCTGTATGCTTTTCTCTGAAGCTCCCTTCAGGAGAGTGAGAGGTTAATAAATACTGCAGGGAGTGTTAATAATGGCGAGGCTGAATTTCGAGAAAACTGAAGTatcactgtgttttcttttttttacttggtGCATCTTCTATATAACTTTGCGCCTGTTCATATGTTTCTcttaaaaaagtttttatatttccGCATTCTTTGTtagaatattgaaaaaaaaagctaaaccaATAGATTTTAGCTGATGACTAACTCAGCTGTAACCCAGGGAAGGAGAACTAGCTACTCCAAAACTGTCCTATTTAGGGCTATATCTCATTTCCccaaaataaatcatttcacaTCCGGACAACAATGTTTCTCATTAGTCATCACTCATAATTTTTGTCGACAGCATCATGTTGACAAATATTCCAGTGAAGTGTTATCAGTGTCACTGATtaccaataaaaaataacaagaacAGATATTTTTACCACAGGGGTCCCTATCTAATCTACGCTAGGGATCATGTACTGTAGGTTCCAGACACCCACAATTAAAAGACAGGATACATTGTTTGAGATGGGATGAACATATACAACTTTCTCTCttgctcactcacacacaaatgctgGTTGTTGTCTTACCATATGGCTCCAAACTTCTCAAGGGCATCTATCAGATCTGCTTCCACAACAGCCTCGCAGAGACCTCTGACATGGACCACAGGACTGGGAGATATACGATGTGAGTCCTCACTATTATTCTGCAACACACAGTTAACTAACGTTACACATATTACACATCAGGCTGATCTGCAGCTTGCAGCATCTACACAGAGGTCTCTGACATAGAGTACCTGGAACAGTGGTACAGTCCTAGTTAGGATGATATTGAATTTTAGGGTCACGATTATTGTCAGAGGAAATATCACGGTTTCACGGTTTTCTCAATTATCGATAGAATAGCAGGAAAAAGGTTACAGGTTTTAGGTATTGATTACCTATGCTAGATGAGTTTCCGCTTCAGCTGGTTTTTCAGGTGAGTTCATGCTTTGACTGTGCGCAGCCACCTTCCTTATGATACATCGCCCCGGCCCTATATTGAACGTATCACATTTATAAATCAAACCAAATTTGACACAGCACTTCCCTGGTCCATTCACAAACATTTCTGGGATGGGTAGATTGTGTTATACAGAATATAACGATGTTCAACGAATatcatccctccctctgtgcAGCAGCCTACAGAACACCCACATCCGCCATCTTCTCACTTCACTAAGTCTGAAaggctgcttcaggatcagggcAGAAGCAGCGGTTGGTTTGTACCTTGCTTGAATTTCCTGTATCTTCCCTCCACATTCCGGCTGAACTGCACTCACTtaaatggttttggttttgtatttatatagcgcttttctagtcttgatgaccactcaaagcgctttacagtacagttctacattcacccattcacacacacattcatacagtgtatctattcgcagcacttcgTTATTCTATGgcgggccattcagggttcagcatcttcccccgggacacttcggcatgcagatgggtcagactggggatcggactgctgaccttcaggttggaggacgaccactctaccccctcagccacagccgctgaGGGGGtaaataaacttaaataaacaacaacactatcAGGAGTTATtaggacctgatcagtacatgatGTTGAGTTAGAGTTTGAGAGTTTGAACGTTTTTTAGGCTCCATTTAACATAATGAAGTATGAGTGGTCAACATTTTGTGCGCGCTCAGTACAACACAAGATGTGGGGCACACAGACAACTCGAGTTTTAAAGTGACTGCAGGATCCGGATACATAATCCACCACcatcaattaaaatacatgattgtgtacattatatttattgtttgggttgtgtgtgtggtttattttatttatgcttAATGTAATGaagatattataatatttgtaATTCAAATATCAGACAGAATTGAAGAGTTCATTGCTCTTTGAAAGGGATGCAGGATTATGCtctcatattatattttttccGGGGATATGATattgtttcaaaatgttgacAATATCGTTTATCACTAATATCCATAATTTCTCCGACAATATATCATCCAACAAAATTTGATATACAGTGGTGGCCAAAATAATTAGAACACGCACATGTACCAAACGGATACAGTGAGTACACGTGCAGTACTTATTTGTACGTGCCTCAAATACTGAGGGACAACTTAAGCTAAGGACCATATGTGCTGTACCTCGCGGTCATAGTGACAATAGACAAACAAGAGTGTGAAGACAATCCTTCATCATTTAAGTCTCCTGTGTGGGAACGCTTCAGTTTCACAGTCACTGTAATGACGAAGGACATAGTCAAGTGGATCGTTCATAAGCCGACGTTGTGCAACAACCATCGGACATGTAGCTGGTAGCACATCGGGCACGCCGATTTGTTTGACAATACATCACCAGAGAGATATCCCACTAATATTGGGAATAACGCTTACATTAGTGGGACAAGGAATAAATGAGTTCCGCGCAAACCCAGCTCCCCGGGGCATTAAAGCTGCCGCCTGAAAATAATTCTAACCGGGTCAAAGCAACAATGAGCGAACCAGGTGTTTTTATAGCAGCTGACATGCGACTAGGGGTGCAACGATTAGTCGATGTCGTCGACAAAATTCGATGACAAAAATAGTCGTCGACGGATATACTCGTCGATGAGTCGTTGGTTACGTCATAGCGCGTGTTGTTCGTGCCGTGCAACTGAACTAAACGttgttttaccggaggtgctgatggaaaaagctgaggagtgagccatctcgcttccTTTCTATCTCTGAAAGTCGCGCATGTGTAATAGTGACAAAACATGGACCAATGGCGGCGTCCGCTGCAACAGCATCGCGCAACAGGAAGTCTATAGTTCGGGAGAACTTCACCCTCAACACGGCCCGAATAACTACGTGCACGGCGGACCCGCTGtacactggaggaggaggtttgacaTCTTAACGTAAACGATGCGGACTTGCCTCGGTaagatagcctgttagctagctTGCTACATACACGTATATACCTGTGCGTaggattctagaatccattacaaaaaaaaatttaacaagTTTAAAAGCGTAATGTTATCCTAGTGCCTGAAAAGCAGTGGCGGCTGGCCAATAGGGGGCGCTAGGGCGCCGCCCCACCTGATTGAAAgtgatttttaaattttttttttatttttttatttttttcaaaataataatttaagtaCTGCTTATTCTACAGATAAATATGTTTTGAATCATCAAGAACCAGTcatacatataatataaacCATTAGTTAGGGGATAATTTGTGTCCATGgtcatttctcctccctccttggGCGCTAGGAAAGTCGCCCgagcactgcagcagctcagccaatGGTAGGCTGTTGCTgaggcaaaaaaacacatcGCAACGGGTAAATTAGCCAATGAGCGTCATCAAATTTGATAAACTTGGGGCGCTAAAAATAGCGCCCAAAGCTTTAAGTATCCTAGCAACCAGAAATAAGTGTAGGAAATCGAGATGGCGGCGTCAAGtagacaagaacaagaacacacAGGTTTTCAGCTACCCATAAATTCTGTAAAATCTCTCTTGCTAAACCCCTTTGAAAGGAGAACTTTAGGGGAAAAACTGTGCGTTAAAGAACTTGGACCTGAGAAGCCCGGCCTGAATTTAACACAGCAGACACAGGAGAAAGGTAAAACGTACCAGAGGAGCTTCTCTCTTAACTGGTACGACAGGAAGGCTTGGCTAACTGGATGTGGTTTTGCAAATGCAGtattctgcttcctgtgtttactttttaaaatgccGGGGACAGATACTACGTGGACTGTAACAGGAGTTAGAGACCTAAAACATTTATCCGAGCGCATCAAAAAACATGAATGCTCGAAGGTGCACATGAACAACGCTGTCAAGCTAGCTCTGCTAGGAAGGATTAGCATAGCTGCACAGCTGGATGAAGGACACAGGATTGCGGTGAGGAAACACAACGAAGAGGTGGATAAGAACAGACACATTTTATCGAAGATCATTGATTGTGTGAAATTCTGTGGAGCTTTTGAGCTGGCATTGCGGGGCCACAATGAGACGGCATCCTCCAACAACCCTGGCATTTTTCGGGGATTAGTCGATCTTGTGGCGTCACTGGACGGTGTGTTAGATGAGCACCTGAAGACCGCCACTGTCTTTAAAGGCACCTCAAAGACAgttcaaaacaaacttttggACTGCATGCTGTCGGTTCTTCGAGACTGCATTCTGGAGGATGTAAAAAGGGCAGATTATCTGGCTATTCAGGCAGATGAAACAACAGACACTGCCACTCACTGTCAGCTGGTGCTTGTGCTACGTTACATTGACAGCCTGAATAAAGTCCGAGAGCGTTTTTATGAGTTCATCCAGCTTCCAAACTCGACCGCTGACACAGTCGCCACCGCGGTGTTGGAAAGGCTGAACACTTTTCTTCCTGAAGGACAACGGGGGAAATTAATCGCCCAAGTCTATGATGGAGCTGCTGTGATGAGAGGAGCCACAGGTGGAGTGCAGCGCAAAGTTAAAGACGTGTACGGGAGTGCCAACTACGTACACTGTTATGCTCATCAGCTCAACCTAATAATGCAGCAGGCAACATCCCACATCACCAAGGTCGGTGCTTTTTTTTCAGATCTGGGTGGTTTTGCTGCGTTTTTCTCCAGGTCATCCAAGCGAACCGCTGTGCTTGATAAAGTGGTGGCACACAGACTTCCTGGAGCTTCATCAACAAGGTGGAACTTTCACAGTCGTGCTGTTAACACCATTTTTGAGCACAAGGACGACCTCCTGAAGTGTTTTCGGACCATCAGAGAGAATGGTGAATTTGATGCAACATCTGTGAGAGAGGCTGGGGGTTTTGAGAGGATGCTGGAAGATgaagattttagtttttttcttgcatttttTCATAAGATCATGGCACATGTAGACATGCTGTTTAACCAGCTGCAAAAGAGGAACATCGACTCTGTCTACATCACAGGAGTCATTCAGAGGTTCACCAACAGCATACAAGCTATCAGGTAGGCTGTCATTTTTCACATTGACTGATAAAATGTCTATGAAAAGAACACACATTAATTACATGTCTGAACAGAGTAGAATAACTCAtaattttgataataataactCTCAATTTCAAGACAATCCAGTTGGGATGAGCtagtaaaaaatgtattaatgtagTGACAATACACAGAGCTGGACTAATTTTATATCTCCAGCAGTTTTCTAAAACTAATTGCGCACAGCGACTTATGAATCATCTGTTTTGTATCAGGGACTCCATTCCTCTATCTGTGCAGCAGCCACCCACAAAGAAACGGAGGGCCCTAGGCCAAGAGGAGCAGCACCGGTTAGCTACAGAGGTAAGATGTAACATTGTTCTATATACAGGACATGAGGTGTTTTACTTTTGGTATCTTTGTTTGTCTTAAATTCCTGTATAAAACAGTTAGCCtatgcatttaaatattttgaacTATTCACCATACAGCTACTGAAAAAAGCAAACATGCTAAAATGTTTAGATGtagttatttcatatttatgatatttaacaATAAGCTTTCCTTGTCCTTGTGAGATACTAATGATATTTACATGgtgatatataaacatttaattctactgtttattatgtgtagtgaccttttttaaaatgatgtatCATTTCATAGGTATGTGATACCATTCTGAATCATGCCAAGGAGAGGTTCTCTTTCACCAAGCACCTCATCAGTGCCACTCTGCTGCAAGGAGACTTGTTCCCCCAACACAGCGTAAAGTTCCCAGATTCAGCGCTGGAAACCACTGTGGAAGCCTACCCCACACTGGACAAGGCCAAACTGAAGACAGAATTGTCCCTGGTCTATGAAAATGAAGAGTTCATGGCTTGCAGTGGCGCACTGGCTCTCTTCCaggttttcatggaaaacaacCTTCAGGACACATTCAGCGAGACTGTAAGTCTTTTAAAGATTCTCATCACCACACCGATGACCACAGCAGAATCAGAGAGGTGCTTCTCTACTTTAAGGGGATAAAAACATTCCTTAGGAACACCATGGCACAAGACCGCCTGAACGCACTGGCTATGCTCTCCATGGAGAAAAACCTCATACAGAACATTCCTGACTTTAACACCAAAGTCATTGAGAAGTTTGCCACTCAGAAAGACAGAAGAGCAAAGTTCATGTACAAATAAGAGAACTCACTCCCTCTCACACATACTCTCAAactcactcgcacacactctcaaattcactcactcacacactttcaaactcacacactcactctgaaactcactcacactctcaaactccctcactcacacacaaacacatacactcacactctcaaactcactcactcacaaacaaactcacacataaactcactcactcatacaACTCAATATTTACACACAGTCTCCAGGTTTCAAGGGAGTGAGACATAAATGCTGATTAGACTCCAATTGGTACATTTTATGTTCCTATACCAGTTTTTCTGTATATAGTTAACTTTAATCATCCACCTGtaaatattacaataatataCAATGATATTGTAATTTGTACTAAGAGTATTCACTAATACATGTAATCCAATTGGTACATTTTATGTTCCTATGAgacagtttttctttgtatatAGTTATTTTTAATCATCAACCACTTGTAAATGTCTCTCAAGAACTTGAATTTTGTATTAAGAGTATTCACTAATATACATCTCATatcattgtcattatctgtcaaactgttgtttttaaagggcaattaaataattattgtttATCCCTAAAACAATGGTATCTTTTGGTTTGGGTTCTTTTATAAGAATAGTTACCGAAAGCTTCTGGCACCTACAGCCCCACCTAGAATAATTTTCACCAGCCGCCACTGCTGAAAagcatattttttaattacaattaCTTTGTCCAAAGAAGACTGCAGTTtcgtttgttgatgtttttattgctgctacTTTCCCTTTCCTTTTTGTTAACAGGAAAAATGGATACttgaaatttaatatatttttagtatcagcactttgcctgtccttggtttaaaatggacaaaaaaaatatttttctttgcttttgtgtcaacagtaCACTTACATGCAGCAAAATTGATTAAAAGACTTTTTTTTGCATGAAGTATCGATCTTGATTGTCTTTAatttcagtcatcacatgcctctaacaacctcaagctaaatttaaaagctgttggctaaataagagcaattgagaatttgtgtcattcattATCCGATTAGTCaattaatcgtttcaataatcgaTGACTAATCGACTATTAGAatagtcgttagttgcagccctacaTGCGACAGATCTCTGTTGCTGAGATTGCAGAGTTCAAACCATAGAGAGTATGTACAGcttcaaacacaaacttcaAGGTAATTGAGCGCTGTTACAAAGTTCTCTCTCATCCGCATTTCAGCTAGCGTCTCAAACCAGCCCTTTATAAACCTCTGTCCCTAGAGTGAGTGTTCTCCACAGCGGAGACATTGTTATTGCCAGCAGAGCATGAAACCCTCTCTGCAAACTATGTggtgttaaaaatgaaaatacatatattCAATAATGATTATCGTCCCATGCAATAACTGTGCAGTTTACATGCTGCACCTGAATGGTGCATTATCTTTTAAAcaatttttatgtatttatttctaagagagtttattttgttattttactttgtaAAAATTACCTAGACAGGGTTAACCGGGGTTGAATTAATAGAAATAACAATAAGTCTAAGCCGAGGTAAGTACCGAACCCTGATTTTTGTCTATCGTTACACCCCTAATATATAGATAATTTATTGAACCCTGAGGGAATTTTTGTTTAAGATCTTCTTTGGTTTTGTAAAGCACCCAATTGAACTTTGTCCTTGTGCAACCTGAAATTGTTGTTGCCTAAACTCATTGAATGATTTTTGGTTGTaaatttaaccttttttttaatggtgtATCTCCAAGACTACTGAAACATATTTCCATTAGATCTTGTGGAGGGGTGACGCATGGGCcaacaaataaatcattttaataacatgaagtgataaagtgtgtgtgtgatcgttTATTACTCATGTTAGATGGACAGGAAGGGGACATGTCTTCGATGGGGACAAAAGACAAGTCACCTTGAGGTGAAGACATGCTTTAAGATTAGATAAGGTCAGGtttatggtaaatggtaaattatCCGTATTTATGTAAAGTTGTTCTAGATTTGTTGACCACGCAAAGGGCTTTACGTATTGCCATTcacctgtccacacacacattcagtatttatgtgcagcacttaaccatacaacacaaatacagtgtTGGCACACCCATCGGGGAGGCAAATTGGGGGTCAATATCTTACGTGAGGACAATATAGCACGCGGTGTGGGGCAGATCGACCACCCCTATCTTAAGCATAAGGGCAGGCAAAAAGTAGTCATGGTTATAGTATGGTTATTATTACGCATGTGCGACTCGGGACAGGGAGGAGGTTGCTCGCTCAGCCACATAATGACAGTAGCAGTAAACAGCAGCGTCCGTGATGCTGTGCGTCAGGGTATCACCAGATTATATTGTTGTGCTCCTTACCCTACGTCCTGCTCCGTATTCGATGCAGCTCCACCTGGCCCGGGTTTCCACCACGGAATCTGCGTTACCAGGCAGCGAACCGGAGTCCGaatcctccccctcctccagctcatcttccccctcctccctctcctccgttTTCAGCCGCTTTGATGCCCTTCCGTACTCCCCTTCGTCATCCTGGCCGGCTCCTTCTACCGTCGACATGTTGGCGGGTGCGGTGGACCTGATGGAAAACGGGACTGGAGCTGGTCAGGCGGATGCGTCCATGTCAAATGCAGTGCCTTCGTGTCTCTGTTTGACTGCACCTGTCCCCGTCCTTGCTGTCGTCCTCCCACACCACAGATTTCTGTGCAGAGGTGTGAGTGTATAAATCCCACCCTGTGCTGTCCTCTCATTGGTCAGTGTGGTCCTTTACCTTTGAAGTATGGCGTGCGATTGGCCGGAGTGAATGTGCGCTCTGCAGAGGAGTGCGCAGAGAGGGGGAGCAGATAAAGGAATGGAGGGCTAGATAAAATCGGGAGGAGACTCTTAAAATGTTGggcatgggaaaaaaaaactgacaacaACCATTAATTTTCAGTTATATTAACAGATAATTTACCTTGTTATCACATCACTATATTGTTAGGCCTTATCACAGACGCCCACCCTGCTGAAAGATCACTGAACAGAGTTCTAATTTAAAGTTCATAATGGTTACTGCAAGAGGCTAATGTATGGAAGCCCATTTCTGccactgtgatgaaaaaatgcaaatcctgtatctcataattatgacttactatctcattattatgagatagttTAATCATAAGTAACACATGTCTGTGTCCAATATTTGTGAAGAACATAATGCAGAAAAGAGGCGTAGATTTCATTTTGACATTGTGAAATTCATAAATAGatccctgttaaaagggtttttagtagttttccttcctcttgttgagggttaaggacagaggatgtcacaccatttCGAAGCCCTATGagagaaaatgtgatttgtgaatatgggctttacaaatacaatttgattgattgaatttgagagagaacaagaagaacaacACAAAGCTAGAGAAAATGTATTGCTATAAATGTTCAAAATCTATGCAAAATGCTAATTGCATACAGTGTTTTTTGCTGAGCTTCTCTGCATCACCCACATGGTAAAAGTAACAAGCAAAGAAACGTACGATCCATACAGTCTGTGCTACTGGTACTGTAAGCGTTTTGCTCCTATGTGTCAGGTTCATTAGAAGGTTGGCTCTGGAGAAGCTTTGGGCCTAAAAACTCTGAGTTGAGAAAATCTCAAGTTATCCCTATATCCACAATCCTGCTTTGTCGTACAGGCCCCTGTCCTGTTGAATGACAGAAAAGTAGaggtatatactgtatatacatacaGGCTAGCCTTCATAAACACTAAAGGAAAGGGAAGCTAACTAAATATAATTTACAAACTCAAAAATAAACCTAACCAGGAATAATGgcaaaacagaaattaaaactaTTTATAAATACTAGTAACCCCCAAATCCAAAGAAATGTCCTCATGCTGCTATCCTGAAATGTCTTTGAGTTCAGAGTTCCCCTTCCAGCACTGGTAGTTGGTTCcttccacttcctgcttctcAGCATAAAAAGCTTCCACAAAGGAAAACATGTGATATGCGATAACTTTGTTTAATATTGCGATGAGAATATGACTTGcgataaatatacacaaacagtCCCTTGCTACGGACCCAGAAACCACGGAGAGCTCCACAGCCGGGAGAAGGCGCACAGCCCGGCCACAGCCCAACTAAGGGGCAGCAACCAGAGAGCTATGCACATCTCCACTTAACTCACTTACAGTTTTAATTTGggtcttttcatacattttgtgccatgaaaatatataatttttttacagattttctaGTTTCTCTGTCATTCGTGCTGAGCCAACTGCATCAAACCAATTGGAGCGCgccaccatctcctcctctttttgctACAGCTTTCAGTATCAAGACTTGTA
The Platichthys flesus chromosome 12, fPlaFle2.1, whole genome shotgun sequence DNA segment above includes these coding regions:
- the LOC133966236 gene encoding zinc finger MYM-type protein 1-like — translated: MAASSRQEQEHTGFQLPINSVKSLLLNPFERRTLGEKLCVKELGPEKPGLNLTQQTQEKGKTYQRSFSLNWYDRKAWLTGCGFANAVFCFLCLLFKMPGTDTTWTVTGVRDLKHLSERIKKHECSKVHMNNAVKLALLGRISIAAQLDEGHRIAVRKHNEEVDKNRHILSKIIDCVKFCGAFELALRGHNETASSNNPGIFRGLVDLVASLDGVLDEHLKTATVFKGTSKTVQNKLLDCMLSVLRDCILEDVKRADYLAIQADETTDTATHCQLVLVLRYIDSLNKVRERFYEFIQLPNSTADTVATAVLERLNTFLPEGQRGKLIAQVYDGAAVMRGATGGVQRKVKDVYGSANYVHCYAHQLNLIMQQATSHITKVGAFFSDLGGFAAFFSRSSKRTAVLDKVVAHRLPGASSTRWNFHSRAVNTIFEHKDDLLKCFRTIRENGEFDATSVREAGGFERMLEDEDFSFFLAFFHKIMAHVDMLFNQLQKRNIDSVYITGVIQRFTNSIQAIRDSIPLSVQQPPTKKRRALGQEEQHRLATEVCDTILNHAKERFSFTKHLISATLLQGDLFPQHSVKFPDSALETTVEAYPTLDKAKLKTELSLVYENEEFMACSGALALFQVFMENNLQDTFSETVSLLKILITTPMTTAESERCFSTLRG